From Cannabis sativa cultivar Pink pepper isolate KNU-18-1 chromosome 8, ASM2916894v1, whole genome shotgun sequence, a single genomic window includes:
- the LOC133030361 gene encoding putative disease resistance RPP13-like protein 1, whose amino-acid sequence MKSTFNSLAAVRFEVENKRIKNPAVEKWLDDLLDVVDDAEDFFGDIQYNAMKPDKADESKKEKRKAISKLLSCFSKPSNSADRVRNANMEVILKRLEYVANQIGNFNLEKNVGEVKPTERLRLKTSLPDEPELYGRKNDEDVLMKLLMFDDVGILKICVIPILGMGGVGKTTLAQTLFNNEGVTKMFELKAWVYVSDKFDAMAVTKSILQQVAPGEASSDMDLNLLQVNLTKKLTGKKFLIV is encoded by the coding sequence ATGAAGTCAACGTTCAATTCTCTTGCTGCGGTTCGCTTTGAAGTGGAGAACAAGAGAATCAAAAACCCCGCTGTGGAGAAGTGGCTGGACGATCTTCTGGATGTTGTCGATGATGCTGAGGACTTCTTTGGCGATATTCAATACAATGCTATGAAACCCGACAAAGCTGATGAGTCGAAGAAAGAAAAACGAAAGGCTATTAGTAAGTTACTCTCTTGTTTCTCCAAACCTTCTAATTCAGCTGATCGTGTAAGAAATGCCAATATGGAAGTGATTCTTAAGAGGTTGGAGTACGTAGCCAATCAAATTGGAAACTTCAATCTTGAAAAGAATGTTGGTGAGGTGAAACCAACAGAAAGGTTACGTTTGAAGACTTCTTTGCCAGATGAACCTGAACTTTACGGTAGAAAGAATGATGAAGATGTTTTGATGAAGTTGTTGATGTTCGATGATGTAGGTATTTTAAAGATATGTGTCATTCCAATATTGGGAATGGGCGGGGTCGGAAAAACCACCCTTGCTCAAACCCTTTTCAACAATGAAGGAGTGACAAAGATGTTTGAACTTAAGGCATGGGTGTATGTCTCTGATAAATTTGATGCCATGGCTGTGACAAAAAGCATTCTTCAACAAGTTGCTCCAGGTGAAGCTTCAAGTGACATGGATTTGAATTTGCTTCAGGTTAATTTGACAAAGAAGTTAACAGGAAAGAAGTTTTTGATTGTTTAA
- the LOC133030362 gene encoding putative disease resistance RPP13-like protein 1, with translation MKSTFNSLAAVRFEVENKRIKNPAVEKWLDDLLDVVDDAEDFFGDIQYNAMKPDKADESKKEKRKAISKLLSCFSKPSNSADRVRNANMEVILKRLEYVANQIGNFNLEKNVGEVKPTERLRLKTSLPDEPELYGRKNDEDVLMKLLMFDDVGSSKICVIPILGMGGVGKTTLAQTLFNNEGVTKMFELKAWVYVSDKFDAMAVTKSILQQVAPGEASSDMDLNLLQVNLTKKLTGKKFLIV, from the coding sequence ATGAAGTCAACGTTCAATTCTCTTGCTGCGGTTCGCTTTGAAGTGGAGAACAAGAGAATCAAAAACCCCGCTGTGGAGAAGTGGCTGGACGATCTTCTGGATGTTGTCGATGATGCTGAGGACTTCTTTGGCGATATTCAATACAATGCTATGAAACCCGACAAAGCTGATGAGTCGAAGAAAGAAAAACGAAAGGCTATTAGTAAGTTACTCTCTTGTTTCTCCAAACCTTCTAATTCAGCTGATCGTGTAAGAAATGCCAATATGGAAGTGATTCTTAAGAGGTTGGAGTACGTAGCCAATCAAATTGGAAACTTCAATCTTGAAAAGAATGTTGGTGAGGTGAAACCAACGGAAAGGTTACGTTTGAAGACTTCTTTGCCAGATGAACCTGAACTTTACGGTAGAAAGAATGATGAAGATGTTTTGATGAAGTTGTTGATGTTCGATGATGTAGGTAGTTCAAAGATATGTGTCATTCCAATATTGGGAATGGGCGGGGTCGGAAAAACCACCCTTGCTCAAACCCTTTTCAACAATGAAGGAGTGACAAAGATGTTTGAACTTAAGGCATGGGTGTATGTCTCTGATAAATTTGATGCCATGGCTGTGACAAAAAGCATTCTTCAACAAGTTGCTCCAGGTGAAGCTTCAAGTGACATGGATTTGAATTTGCTTCAGGTTAATTTGACAAAGAAGTTAACAGGAAAGAAGTTTTTGATTGTTTAA